A single window of uncultured Pseudodesulfovibrio sp. DNA harbors:
- a CDS encoding HU family DNA-binding protein: MFQGETMNKSELIKALSEQKKMHVDEATKVVGAFVDSVKEALRRGDRVEIRGFGSFKIKDYEGYTGRNPKTGTVVQVKPKKLPFFRPGKELKEFINQ, from the coding sequence ATGTTTCAGGGGGAAACCATGAATAAAAGCGAATTGATCAAGGCTCTGTCCGAACAGAAAAAAATGCATGTTGACGAGGCCACCAAGGTGGTCGGAGCTTTCGTCGATTCCGTCAAGGAAGCCCTTCGACGTGGCGACCGTGTCGAAATCAGAGGTTTTGGCAGCTTTAAAATCAAAGATTACGAAGGTTACACCGGACGCAATCCCAAAACCGGGACCGTTGTTCAAGTCAAACCTAAAAAACTTCCCTTCTTCCGTCCTGGTAAAGAGTTGAAAGAATTCATCAAC